Proteins from a genomic interval of Solea solea chromosome 10, fSolSol10.1, whole genome shotgun sequence:
- the sfrp2 gene encoding secreted frizzled-related protein 2 yields MSVFTSNVALLWLITIPCLEAIHGLYNFGQHDLFYKKNHCKPIPANLLLCHDIEYTEMRLPNLLGHETMNEVLQQASSWIPLVQKQCHPDTRKFLCSLFAPVCLDDLDEPIQPCRSLCESVKHGCAPVMSAFGFPWPKMLDCDRFPLDNDLCIPPAGMDNFVPATKEVPRVCDACKETDENDNEIVDNLCKNDFALKIKVKEISYINGDTKIVPETKSKTIYKLKGVTEHDLRKTVLWLKDGLQCICEEMNDINAAYLVMGQKLDGHLVITSLKRWQKGQREFKRISRSIRKLQC; encoded by the exons ATGAGCGTCTTTACTTCAAACGTGGCATTGCTGTGGCTGATAACAATACCCTGCCTGGAGGCCATTCACGGATTATACAATTTTGGCCAGCATGACTTATTCTACAAAAAGAATCACTGCAAACCAATCCCCGCAAACCTGCTCCTGTGCCACGACATAGAGTACACGGAGATGCGCCTCCCGAACCTGCTCGGACACGAAACCATGAATGAAGTTCTGCAGCAAGCTTCGTCGTGGATCCCGCTGGTCCAGAAACAATGTCACCCCGACACAAGAAAGTTCCTCTGCTCCCTCTTTGCTCCGGTGTGTCTGGATGATCTGGATGAGCCCATACAGCCGTGCAGGTCTCTGTGCGAGAGCGTCAAACACGGCTGCGCGCCCGTCATGTCCGCGTTTGGCTTCCCGTGGCCGAAGATGCTGGACTGCGACCGCTTCCCCTTAGACAACGACCTTTGCATACCGCCTGCAGGCATGGACAACTTTGTGCCAGCCACGAAAGAAG TGCCCAGAGTGTGTGATGCTTGCAAGGAAACCGATGAGAACGACAACGAAATTGTTGACAACCTGTGTAAGAATGACTTTG CTCTGAAGATCAAGGTCAAGGAGATCTCCTACATCAACGGGGACACCAAGATAGTGCCAGAGACCAAGAGCAAGACCATCTACAAGCTGAAAGGCGTGACAGAGCATGACCTGAGGAAGACGGTGCTGTGGCTAAAGGACGGCCTGCAGTGTATCTGCGAGGAGATGAACGACATCAACGCCGCCTACCTGGTCATGGGCCAGAAGCTGGACGGCCATCTGGTCATCACCTCGCTGAAGCGCTGGCAGAAGGGACAGCGCGAGTTTAAGAGGATTTCTCGCAGCATCCGCAAGCTCCAGTGTTAG